In a single window of the Rhodamnia argentea isolate NSW1041297 chromosome 2, ASM2092103v1, whole genome shotgun sequence genome:
- the LOC115737538 gene encoding uncharacterized protein LOC115737538 isoform X1, with amino-acid sequence MGGWLACFSKPKVIQSGDVPPRKVETRGQRVKKPSKPDDFWSSSTFDMDHSAVQSQGSMSSISTSQTLNAHGGTSSGGTPEFVNHGLLLWNQTRQQWIGNKKDENRPKQVLEPRLSWNATYESLLGSNKRFNQRVPLAEMVDFLVDIWEQEGMYD; translated from the exons ATGGG AGGTTGGCTTGCATGCTTTTCGAAGCCCAAAGTGATTCAGTCAGGGGATGTTCCACCTAGAAAAGTAGAGACTCGGGGTCAAAGGGTGAAAAAACCAAGCAAGCCAGACGATTTTTGGAGTTCAAGCACCTTTGATATGGACCACAGCGCAGTCCAGTCGCAAGGAAGCATGTCGTCAATCAGTACATCACAGACCCTTAATGCACACGGGGGTACCAGTTCTGGTGGAACTCCTGAATTTGTTAATCATG GTCTTCTTCTCTGGAATCAAACTCGGCAGCAGTGGATAGGTAATAAAAAGGACGAGAACAGACCAAAGCAGGTCCTAGAACCTAGACTGAG TTGGAATGCGACGTACGAAAGTTTACTCGGAAGCAATAAGCGGTTTAATCAACGTGTCCCTCTCGCA GAAATGGTTGATTTTCTAGTGGACATCTGGGAACAGGAAGGGATGTATGACTGA
- the LOC115737533 gene encoding phospholipase D alpha 1, with protein sequence MAQILLHGTLHATVYEVDKLHHGGAPKFFRKIMANIEETVGIGKGVTKLYATIDLGKARVGRTRIIQNEPSSPRWYESFHIYCAHMASDVVFTIKDDNPIGATLIGRAYVPVDELLGGEELDRWVEIVDDERNSIGSKIHVKLQYFDVSKDRNFGWGIRSAKFPGVPYTFFSQRQGCKVSLYQDAHVPDNFVPKIPLAGGKYYEPHRCWEDIFDAISNAKHLIYITGWSVYAEISLVRDARRPRPGGDITIGELLKKKASEGVRVLMLVWDDRTSVGLLKKDGLMATHDEETEHYFHSADVHCVLCPRNPDDGGSIVQDLQISTMFTHHQKIVVVDSEMPSEGSQRRRIVSFVGGIDLCDGRYDTQFHSLFRTLDTAHHDDFHQPNFAGASITKGGPREPWHDIHSRLEGPIAWDVLFNFEQRWRKQGGKDVLLPLRELDDVIIPPSPVMFADDPERWHVQLFRSIDGGAAFGFPETPEDAARAGLVSGKDNIIDRSIQDAYINAIRRAKNFIYIENQYFLGSSFAWSADGIKAEDINALHLIPKELSLKIVSKIEAGERFSVYVVVPMWPEGIPESGSVQAILDWQKRTLEMMYKDIIQALKAKGIDEDPRNYLTLFCLGNREVKRSGEYEPSEKPEPDSDYMRAQEARRFMIYVHAKMMIVDDEYIIVGSANINQRSMDGARDSEIAMGAYQPHHLATREPARGQIHGFRMALWYEHLGMLDDSFLQPESEESIKKVNQIAEKYWDLYSSETLERDLPGHLLRYPIGVASDGVITELPGFEHFPDTKARVLGAKSDYMPPILTT encoded by the exons ATGGCGCAGATACTGCTGCACGGGACGCTCCACGCCACGGTCTATGAAGTGGATAAGCTTCACCACGGTGGCGCTCCCAAGTTCTTTCGCAAG ATTATGGCTAATATTGAAGAGACTGTTGGCATAGGCAAGGGAGTGACTAAACTGTATGCCACAATTGATTTAGGAAAGGCTAGAGTTGGAAGGACAAGAATAATCCAAAACGAACCTTCTAGCCCACGCTGGTATGAGTCCTTCCACATCTATTGTGCCCACATGGCCTCAGATGTTGTATTTACCATCAAGGATGACAACCCTATCGGTGCAACATTGATTGGAAGAGCATATGTTCCTGTTGATGAGTTGTTGGGCGGGGAAGAGCTGGATAGATGGGTTGAAATCGTGGATGATGAGAGAAATTCTATAGGTTCGAAGATCCATGTGAAGCTGCAGTACTTTGATGTCAGCAAAGACCGTAACTTCGGTTGGGGTATTAGAAGTGCAAAATTTCCTGGAGTTCCTTATACATTCTTCTCACAGAGACAAGGATGTAAAGTATCTCTTTACCAGGATGCTCACGTCCCAGACAATTTCGTTCCAAAAATCCCTCTTGCTGGAGGCAAGTATTACGAGCCTCACAGATGTTGGGAAGATATCTTTGATGCAATCAGCAATGCAAAGCATTTGATCTACATTACTGGTTGGTCAGTGTATGCTGAGATCTCTCTTGTCAGGGATGCGAGGAGGCCAAGGCCTGGAGGAGATATCACTATAGGGGAGCTACTAAAAAAGAAGGCAAGTGAAGGGGTTAGGGTGCTGATGCTTGTTTGGGATGATAGGACATCTGTAGGCTTGTTGAAAAAGGATGGACTGATGGCCACTCATGATGAAGAAACTGAACATTACTTCCACAGCGCCGACGTGCACTGTGTCTTGTGCCCTCGTAATCCTGATGACGGTGGAAGCATTGTTCAAGATCTACAAATTTCCACCATGTTCACTCATCACCAGAAGATTGTTGTGGTGGACAGTGAGATGCCTAGTGAAGGATCACAAAGGAGGAGGATTGTGAGCTTTGTAGGTGGTATTGATCTGTGTGATGGGAGATACGACACTCAATTCCATTCTCTTTTCAGGACATTAGATACAGCTCATCATGATGATTTCCACCAACCAAACTTTGCGGGTGCTTCAATCACCAAGGGTGGTCCTAGGGAACCTTGGCATGATATTCACTCGCGGCTTGAAGGACCCATTGCTTGGGACGTTTTGTTTAACTTTGAGCAGCGATGGAGAAAGCAGGGCGGTAAGGATGTGCTTCTTCCGCTAAGGGAGCTTGATGATGTTATTATCCCCCCTTCTCCTGTTATGTTCGCCGATGACCCTGAAAGATGGCACGTGCAATTATTCAGATCGATAGATGGTGGAGCTGCTTTTGGCTTCCCCGAGACTCCTGAAGATGCTGCTAGAGCTGGGCTTGTCAGTGGGAAGGATAATATCATCGATCGAAGCATTCAGGATGCTTATATAAATGCAATCCGacgtgccaaaaatttcatttatatCGAGAACCAGTATTTTCTGGGAAGCTCGTTTGCTTGGTCTGCTGATGGTATAAAGGCTGAGGATATTAATGCCTTGCATCTTATCCCCAAGGAGCTTTCACTTAAAATTGTTAGTAAGATTGAAGCTGGGGAGAGGTTCAGTGTCTATGTTGTAGTGCCAATGTGGCCTGAGGGCATTCCAGAGAGTGGATCGGTGCAGGCAATATTAGATTGGCAGAAGAGGACATTGGAGATGATGTACAAGGATATTATCCAAGCTCTGAAAGCGAAGGGTATTGACGAGGACCCTCGAAATTATTTGACACTTTTCTGTCTTGGAAATCGAGAGGTCAAGAGGAGTGGAGAATATGAGCCTTCGGAGAAGCCTGAACCTGATTCAGATTATATGAGAGCCCAGGAAGCTCGGCGATTTATGATCTATGTTCACGCCAAGATGATGATCG TTGATGATGAGTACATAATAGTTGGATCTGCCAACATCAACCAGAGATCGATGGATGGTGCCAGAGACTCAGAGATTGCAATGGGAGCTTACCAGCCCCATCATCTGGCCACAAGAGAGCCAGCACGTGGACAGATCCATGGCTTCCGTATGGCTCTGTGGTATGAGCACCTGGGAATGCTTGATGACTCGTTCCTCCAGCCTGAAAGTGAGGAATCTATCAAGAAGGTGAATCAGATCGCTGAAAAGTACTGGGATCTTTACTCGAGCGAGACACTTGAGCGCGACTTGCCTGGTCATCTGCTTCGCTATCCTATTGGGGTTGCCAGTGACGGAGTCATCACTGAACTGCCAGGATTCGAGCACTTCCCTGACACGAAGGCTCGGGTTCTTGGTGCCAAATCTGACTACATGCCTCCCATCCTCACTACTTAG
- the LOC115737538 gene encoding uncharacterized protein LOC115737538 isoform X2 encodes MDHSAVQSQGSMSSISTSQTLNAHGGTSSGGTPEFVNHGLLLWNQTRQQWIGNKKDENRPKQVLEPRLSWNATYESLLGSNKRFNQRVPLAEMVDFLVDIWEQEGMYD; translated from the exons ATGGACCACAGCGCAGTCCAGTCGCAAGGAAGCATGTCGTCAATCAGTACATCACAGACCCTTAATGCACACGGGGGTACCAGTTCTGGTGGAACTCCTGAATTTGTTAATCATG GTCTTCTTCTCTGGAATCAAACTCGGCAGCAGTGGATAGGTAATAAAAAGGACGAGAACAGACCAAAGCAGGTCCTAGAACCTAGACTGAG TTGGAATGCGACGTACGAAAGTTTACTCGGAAGCAATAAGCGGTTTAATCAACGTGTCCCTCTCGCA GAAATGGTTGATTTTCTAGTGGACATCTGGGAACAGGAAGGGATGTATGACTGA
- the LOC115737537 gene encoding 26.5 kDa heat shock protein, mitochondrial encodes MALARLALKNLQQRLGSASSAPSLCRASQTGQRWNAGEEAMVMNKRFLATATEKASGDKEVAVSEKRDGRKFRLFPRRNRRRSLWRRNDDADVPALYEFFPSGLGNALMQATENINRLFENMNISPWQLMGRVKEKDDHYKLRYEVPGLTRDDVKITVHDGVLTIKGEHKGEEEEGSDDEYWSAETYGYYNTSLVLPEDAKADEIKAELKDGVLTIIIPRTERPKKDVKEVEIH; translated from the exons ATGGCGCTGGCTCGTTTGGCCCTCAAGAACTTGCAGCAGAGGTTGGGTTCGGCTTCCTCTGCTCCTTCTTTATGCAGGGCAAGCCAGACTGGACAGAGGTGGAATGCCGGTGAGGAGGCGATGGTGATGAACAAGAGGTTCCTGGCAACAGCGACCGAGAAGGCTTCCGGTGACAAGGAGGTCGCAGTCAGCGAGAAACGCGATGGCAGGAAGTTCAGGCTCTTCCCCAGGAGGAATCGCAGGAGGAGCCTCTGGAGGAGGAACGATGATGCTGACGTCCCTGCTCTTTATG AGTTCTTTCCTTCAGGGCTGGGGAATGCGCTGATGCAAGCGACGGAGAACATAAACAGGCTGTTCGAGAACATGAACATCTCGCCATGGCAACTCATGGGCCGAGTCAAAGAGAAGGACGACCACTACAAGCTTCGGTACGAGGTCCCGGGCCTGACCAGGGACGACGTGAAGATCACCGTCCACGACGGGGTCTTGACGATCAAGGGCGAGCAcaagggagaggaagaggaagggtCGGACGACGAGTACTGGTCTGCGGAGACGTATGGGTATTACAACACGAGCCTAGTCCTGCCCGAGGATGCCAAAGCGGATGAGATCAAGGCCGAGTTGAAGGATGGTGTGCTCACCATCATCATTCCAAGGACCGAGAGGCCCAAGAAGGATGTCAAGGAAGTGGAAATCCACTGA